One genomic window of Ottowia oryzae includes the following:
- a CDS encoding DNA adenine methylase: protein MATPIIPWIGGKRRLAARILPLFPAHTCYVEPFCGAAALYFMKEPAKVEVINDINGELVNLYRVVQHHLEEFVRQFKWALSSRQIFKWLQATPTEPLTDIHRAARFYYLQRSAFGGKVDGQTFGVAATAPPRLNLLRLEEDLSAAHLRLARTYVEHLDWAECIQRYDRPSTLVYCDPPYWSTAGYGVPFELAEYDRLAALAKTMAGKMIVSVNDIPEMRQAFAGLQMQRVELTYQVGGKGRAGKRSGELIIQNF from the coding sequence ATGGCAACACCCATCATCCCCTGGATCGGCGGAAAGCGCCGCCTGGCCGCGCGCATCCTGCCGCTGTTTCCCGCCCACACCTGCTACGTCGAGCCCTTCTGCGGCGCGGCCGCGCTCTACTTCATGAAGGAGCCGGCCAAGGTCGAGGTCATCAACGACATCAACGGTGAGCTGGTCAACCTCTACCGCGTGGTGCAGCACCACCTGGAAGAATTCGTGCGCCAGTTCAAGTGGGCGCTGTCCAGCCGCCAGATCTTCAAATGGCTGCAGGCCACGCCCACCGAGCCGCTCACCGACATTCACCGCGCGGCGCGCTTCTACTACCTGCAGCGCTCGGCGTTCGGCGGCAAGGTCGACGGCCAGACCTTCGGCGTGGCAGCCACCGCGCCCCCACGCCTGAACCTGCTGCGCCTGGAAGAAGACCTGTCGGCCGCCCACCTGCGCCTAGCCAGGACGTACGTCGAGCACCTGGACTGGGCCGAGTGCATCCAGCGCTACGACCGGCCCAGCACGCTGGTCTATTGCGATCCGCCGTACTGGTCGACCGCCGGCTACGGCGTGCCCTTCGAGCTGGCCGAATACGACCGGCTGGCGGCCCTGGCCAAGACCATGGCCGGCAAGATGATCGTGTCCGTGAACGACATCCCCGAGATGCGCCAGGCCTTCGCCGGGCTGCAGATGCAGCGGGTGGAGCTGACCTACCAGGTGGGCGGCAAAGGGCGCGCCGGGAAGCGATCTGGCGAGCTGATCATCCAGAACTTCTAG
- a CDS encoding CaiB/BaiF CoA transferase family protein translates to MTHTPAPSTPSTPAALAGVRVIEMGQLIAGPFCGKTLGEFGAEVIKIEAPGAGDPLRNWRLLKNGTSVWWQVQSRNKRSVALDLRQPEGQALARQLVAEADVLVENFRPGTLEGWGMSPAELHALNPGLIILRISGYGQTGPYRDLPGFGVIGEAMGGLRHLTAEPGRVPVRVGVSIGDTLAALHGAIGVLAALYHRRAHGGPGQVIDVALHEAVFNVMESLLPEYSAFGAVREAAGSALPGIAPSNAYPCQDGWVLVAGNGDSIFKRLMTAIGRNDLGSAPDLADNAGRVARVAEIDAAIGAWTAQRSVQAVTEALSAARVPAGKVYTAKDIAEDPHYRARDMILQQPTRDGYTVEVPGIVPKLSVTPGTVRSSAPHVGDDTDAVLGEMGLSDAQIATLRSKAIIQ, encoded by the coding sequence ATGACCCACACCCCAGCCCCCAGCACCCCAAGCACCCCCGCAGCACTGGCCGGCGTGCGCGTGATTGAAATGGGCCAGCTGATCGCCGGGCCGTTTTGCGGCAAGACGCTGGGCGAGTTTGGCGCCGAGGTGATCAAGATCGAAGCGCCCGGCGCCGGCGACCCGCTGCGCAACTGGCGGCTGTTGAAAAACGGCACATCGGTGTGGTGGCAGGTGCAGTCGCGCAACAAACGCTCGGTGGCGCTGGATTTGCGCCAGCCCGAGGGGCAAGCCCTGGCGCGCCAATTGGTGGCCGAGGCCGACGTGCTGGTAGAGAACTTTCGCCCCGGCACGCTGGAAGGCTGGGGCATGTCGCCGGCCGAGCTGCATGCGCTGAACCCGGGGCTGATCATCTTGCGCATCTCGGGCTACGGGCAAACGGGCCCGTACCGCGACCTGCCCGGCTTCGGCGTGATCGGCGAAGCCATGGGCGGCCTGCGCCACCTCACGGCCGAGCCCGGCCGCGTGCCGGTGCGCGTGGGCGTGTCGATCGGTGACACGCTGGCGGCGCTGCATGGCGCCATCGGCGTGCTGGCGGCGCTGTACCACCGCCGCGCGCACGGCGGGCCGGGCCAGGTGATCGACGTGGCGCTGCACGAAGCGGTGTTCAACGTGATGGAAAGCCTGTTGCCCGAATACAGCGCGTTTGGCGCCGTGCGCGAGGCAGCGGGCAGCGCCCTGCCGGGCATTGCGCCCAGCAACGCCTACCCCTGCCAGGACGGCTGGGTGCTGGTGGCGGGCAACGGCGACAGCATCTTCAAGCGACTGATGACCGCCATTGGCCGGAATGACCTGGGCAGCGCACCCGATCTGGCCGACAACGCGGGCCGCGTGGCGCGCGTGGCCGAGATCGACGCCGCCATCGGCGCCTGGACGGCGCAGCGCAGCGTGCAGGCGGTGACCGAGGCGCTGTCTGCCGCCCGCGTGCCAGCGGGCAAGGTCTACACCGCCAAGGACATCGCCGAAGACCCGCACTACCGCGCACGCGACATGATCCTGCAGCAGCCCACGCGCGACGGCTACACCGTCGAAGTACCGGGCATCGTGCCCAAGCTGTCGGTTACCCCCGGCACGGTGCGCAGCAGCGCGCCGCACGTGGGCGACGACACCGACGCTGTGCTGGGCGAGATGGGCCTGAGCGATGCGCAGATCGCCACGCTGCGCAGCAAGGCGATCATTCAGTGA
- a CDS encoding benzoate/H(+) symporter BenE family transporter, protein MQFFKDLSVSAVVAGFVAVLVGFTSSVALVFQAAQAFGATPQEITSWMWALGLGMGLTTALPSLWLKKPVMIAWSTPGAAVLATAGVGYSMGQAVGAFIVCALLITVAGATGWFARVMNRIPMAIASALLAGVLARFAMSAFSAAQTAPLLVIAMLLTYLLGKRWQPRYAVPITLLVGIAMAAAQGRVGWSAVQWEWARPVWTTPVFSWQAVVSLALPLFVVTMASQNLPGVAAIRAAGYDMPISKIITLTGLATLVLAPFGGYALNLSAITAAICMGPEAHPDPRRRYTAAVACGAFYVLVGLFGAAVTGVLTAFPKELVAAIAGLALLATIGNGLVTAVKEEAHREPAVITFLVTLSGVTLWGIGSAFWGVVAGALALLVAQWGRRPAGGQGGAR, encoded by the coding sequence ATGCAATTTTTCAAGGACCTGAGCGTCTCGGCCGTGGTGGCCGGCTTCGTCGCGGTGCTGGTCGGCTTCACCAGCTCGGTGGCGCTGGTGTTTCAGGCGGCGCAGGCCTTTGGCGCCACGCCGCAGGAAATCACCTCGTGGATGTGGGCGCTGGGCCTGGGCATGGGCCTGACCACGGCGCTGCCTTCGCTGTGGCTGAAAAAGCCGGTGATGATCGCCTGGAGCACGCCCGGCGCCGCCGTGCTGGCCACCGCTGGCGTGGGCTATTCCATGGGGCAGGCGGTGGGCGCCTTCATCGTCTGCGCGCTGCTGATCACGGTGGCTGGCGCTACCGGCTGGTTCGCCCGGGTGATGAACCGCATCCCCATGGCCATCGCCTCGGCCTTGTTGGCGGGTGTGCTGGCGCGCTTTGCCATGTCGGCGTTTTCTGCCGCGCAAACTGCGCCGCTGCTGGTGATCGCCATGCTGCTGACCTACCTGCTGGGCAAGCGCTGGCAGCCGCGCTACGCGGTGCCCATCACGCTGCTGGTGGGCATTGCGATGGCGGCGGCGCAAGGGCGCGTGGGCTGGTCGGCCGTGCAATGGGAATGGGCGCGCCCGGTGTGGACCACGCCGGTGTTCAGCTGGCAGGCGGTGGTCAGCCTGGCGCTGCCGCTGTTCGTGGTGACCATGGCGTCGCAAAACCTGCCGGGCGTGGCGGCCATTCGCGCAGCCGGGTACGACATGCCCATCAGCAAGATCATTACGCTGACGGGCCTCGCCACGCTGGTGCTGGCGCCCTTTGGCGGCTACGCGCTCAACCTCAGCGCGATCACCGCCGCCATCTGCATGGGCCCAGAGGCTCACCCCGACCCGCGCCGGCGCTACACCGCAGCGGTCGCCTGCGGGGCGTTTTACGTGCTGGTGGGGCTGTTCGGCGCGGCGGTCACCGGCGTGCTGACCGCCTTCCCTAAAGAGCTGGTGGCCGCCATTGCCGGGCTGGCCCTGCTGGCCACCATCGGCAACGGTCTGGTCACGGCGGTGAAGGAGGAGGCGCACCGCGAGCCCGCCGTGATCACCTTCCTCGTCACGCTGTCGGGCGTGACGCTGTGGGGCATTGGCTCGGCCTTTTGGGGCGTGGTGGCTGGTGCGCTGGCGTTGCTGGTGGCGCAGTGGGGGCGTCGGCCCGCTGGCGGGCAGGGCGGCGCGCGATAG